In Penaeus chinensis breed Huanghai No. 1 chromosome 19, ASM1920278v2, whole genome shotgun sequence, a single genomic region encodes these proteins:
- the LOC125035446 gene encoding uncharacterized protein LOC125035446 isoform X2: MDWLRRMFGFPDRRSYPDDNPFRNPTWEEIMANRDRMEPPHPGVHDEFFGPGGPEDHFTAVFGQMDSMFQQLDAMMQGLQQHPGHFVITEEPDPSAELAPRDFMLKAPDSDLAEESGLPQDRPLEGERHDGHKHWGPHGFSGGFGGFGGFQGGIHGGLNDPFHMMEEFFHNFGRHFGGSPFEGPQGGGPPMLPGPGMDHSDSNRDSVLKEDSDLDDRVSGGLSQLLKEGPRYDSLNPPAGNTPLGPQMADSFSLGCNTGSTRPLLPEFENLMGPLKRRESTATAQVGKKRLSLTTSQKQKPRQEAS; the protein is encoded by the exons ATGGATTGGTTGAGGAGAATGTTCGGTTTTCCTGACAGAAG AAGCTATCCAGATGACAATCCATTTAGAAATCCTACCTGGGAAGAGATCATGGCGAACAGagacag AATGGAGCCGCCCCATCCTGGGGTTCATGATGAATTTTTTGGACCTGGAGGACCTGAAGATCACTTCACTGCAGTCTTTGGCCAAATGGACAGCATGTTTCAGCAGCTAGATGCTATGATGCAAGGGCTACAACAACACCCTGGACATTTTGTGATTACAGAGGAGCCAG ATCCATCAGCAGAGCTAGCACCTCGAGATTTTATGCTAAAGGCACCTGACAGTGATTTGGCAGAGGAATCCGGTCTTCCTCAGGACAG ACCTTTAGAAGGGGAGAGACATGACGGACACAAGCACTGGGGTCCTCATGGTTTCAGCGGTGGTTTCGGAGGCTTTGGAGGCTTCCAGGGGGGCATACATGGAGGCTTGAATGACCCATTCCACATGATGGAGGAATTTTTCCATAACTTTGGAAGACATTTTGGAGGGTCGCCGTTTGAAGGACCGCAGGGTGGAG GTCCTCCAATGCTACCAGGGCCGGGCATGGATCATTCTGACAGCAATAGGGATTCAGTGCTAAAGGAGGATTCAGATCTAGATGACAG GGTCTCGGGTGGTCTTTCTCAGCTGCTCAAAGAAGGACCGCGATACGACTCCCTTAATCCACCTGCAGGAAACACACCTCTAGGTCCCCAGATGGCCGACAGCTTCAGCCTGGGGTGCAACACAGGTTCCACTCGTCCACTATTACCCGAATTCGAAAACCTGATGGG TCCATTGAAGAGACGAGAAAGTACCGCGACAGCACAGGTCGGGAAGAAGAGACTGTCACTCACTACCAGCCAGAAACAGAAACCTCGCCAGGAAGCCTCCTAA
- the LOC125035446 gene encoding uncharacterized protein LOC125035446 isoform X3 — MDWLRRMFGFPDRSYPDDNPFRNPTWEEIMANRDRMEPPHPGVHDEFFGPGGPEDHFTAVFGQMDSMFQQLDAMMQGLQQHPGHFVITEEPEDPSAELAPRDFMLKAPDSDLAEESGLPQDRPLEGERHDGHKHWGPHGFSGGFGGFGGFQGGIHGGLNDPFHMMEEFFHNFGRHFGGSPFEGPQGGGPPMLPGPGMDHSDSNRDSVLKEDSDLDDRVSGGLSQLLKEGPRYDSLNPPAGNTPLGPQMADSFSLGCNTGSTRPLLPEFENLMGPLKRRESTATAQVGKKRLSLTTSQKQKPRQEAS, encoded by the exons ATGGATTGGTTGAGGAGAATGTTCGGTTTTCCTGACAGAAG CTATCCAGATGACAATCCATTTAGAAATCCTACCTGGGAAGAGATCATGGCGAACAGagacag AATGGAGCCGCCCCATCCTGGGGTTCATGATGAATTTTTTGGACCTGGAGGACCTGAAGATCACTTCACTGCAGTCTTTGGCCAAATGGACAGCATGTTTCAGCAGCTAGATGCTATGATGCAAGGGCTACAACAACACCCTGGACATTTTGTGATTACAGAGGAGCCAG AAGATCCATCAGCAGAGCTAGCACCTCGAGATTTTATGCTAAAGGCACCTGACAGTGATTTGGCAGAGGAATCCGGTCTTCCTCAGGACAG ACCTTTAGAAGGGGAGAGACATGACGGACACAAGCACTGGGGTCCTCATGGTTTCAGCGGTGGTTTCGGAGGCTTTGGAGGCTTCCAGGGGGGCATACATGGAGGCTTGAATGACCCATTCCACATGATGGAGGAATTTTTCCATAACTTTGGAAGACATTTTGGAGGGTCGCCGTTTGAAGGACCGCAGGGTGGAG GTCCTCCAATGCTACCAGGGCCGGGCATGGATCATTCTGACAGCAATAGGGATTCAGTGCTAAAGGAGGATTCAGATCTAGATGACAG GGTCTCGGGTGGTCTTTCTCAGCTGCTCAAAGAAGGACCGCGATACGACTCCCTTAATCCACCTGCAGGAAACACACCTCTAGGTCCCCAGATGGCCGACAGCTTCAGCCTGGGGTGCAACACAGGTTCCACTCGTCCACTATTACCCGAATTCGAAAACCTGATGGG TCCATTGAAGAGACGAGAAAGTACCGCGACAGCACAGGTCGGGAAGAAGAGACTGTCACTCACTACCAGCCAGAAACAGAAACCTCGCCAGGAAGCCTCCTAA
- the LOC125035446 gene encoding uncharacterized protein LOC125035446 isoform X1 — MDWLRRMFGFPDRRSYPDDNPFRNPTWEEIMANRDRMEPPHPGVHDEFFGPGGPEDHFTAVFGQMDSMFQQLDAMMQGLQQHPGHFVITEEPEDPSAELAPRDFMLKAPDSDLAEESGLPQDRPLEGERHDGHKHWGPHGFSGGFGGFGGFQGGIHGGLNDPFHMMEEFFHNFGRHFGGSPFEGPQGGGPPMLPGPGMDHSDSNRDSVLKEDSDLDDRVSGGLSQLLKEGPRYDSLNPPAGNTPLGPQMADSFSLGCNTGSTRPLLPEFENLMGPLKRRESTATAQVGKKRLSLTTSQKQKPRQEAS; from the exons ATGGATTGGTTGAGGAGAATGTTCGGTTTTCCTGACAGAAG AAGCTATCCAGATGACAATCCATTTAGAAATCCTACCTGGGAAGAGATCATGGCGAACAGagacag AATGGAGCCGCCCCATCCTGGGGTTCATGATGAATTTTTTGGACCTGGAGGACCTGAAGATCACTTCACTGCAGTCTTTGGCCAAATGGACAGCATGTTTCAGCAGCTAGATGCTATGATGCAAGGGCTACAACAACACCCTGGACATTTTGTGATTACAGAGGAGCCAG AAGATCCATCAGCAGAGCTAGCACCTCGAGATTTTATGCTAAAGGCACCTGACAGTGATTTGGCAGAGGAATCCGGTCTTCCTCAGGACAG ACCTTTAGAAGGGGAGAGACATGACGGACACAAGCACTGGGGTCCTCATGGTTTCAGCGGTGGTTTCGGAGGCTTTGGAGGCTTCCAGGGGGGCATACATGGAGGCTTGAATGACCCATTCCACATGATGGAGGAATTTTTCCATAACTTTGGAAGACATTTTGGAGGGTCGCCGTTTGAAGGACCGCAGGGTGGAG GTCCTCCAATGCTACCAGGGCCGGGCATGGATCATTCTGACAGCAATAGGGATTCAGTGCTAAAGGAGGATTCAGATCTAGATGACAG GGTCTCGGGTGGTCTTTCTCAGCTGCTCAAAGAAGGACCGCGATACGACTCCCTTAATCCACCTGCAGGAAACACACCTCTAGGTCCCCAGATGGCCGACAGCTTCAGCCTGGGGTGCAACACAGGTTCCACTCGTCCACTATTACCCGAATTCGAAAACCTGATGGG TCCATTGAAGAGACGAGAAAGTACCGCGACAGCACAGGTCGGGAAGAAGAGACTGTCACTCACTACCAGCCAGAAACAGAAACCTCGCCAGGAAGCCTCCTAA